Genomic window (Cryptococcus deuterogattii R265 chromosome 7, complete sequence):
CGTTGAATGGGAGGAAAATCTGGATCAGGTAGGTAGTGATGAGGCCCCAAATACCTATGAAAAGGATAGGtgcgaaggaagaaaagtcGTActgcaaaaagaagaagaaagagaggttagtgaagggatggggaaagaagaaaggaagggagacgTACTTTGGtttggaaggtgaagagtgTAAGACCAATGAAAACGCCAAGGGTGATGAACAGTGCTTGAATAACCTGTCGATGGGTGGATAGTCAGTGACTAGTGGgccgaagaaaaggaggaaaactGTCTACTCACAATTCGGCTCTCATAATAGCTCACAGCTAACCCGATCATTGTTGCTTCAAACAGAGTGAACAAACCCAACAAGATCAAATTCGCCGGGTGATGATGCCTCTTCCAATAGACAAAGAACAAGCTGACAAAGCTACCGATCATAGGGATCCACATGATCCACGGGTTCGTATGGGTAAAGTCCTTGGCCGACggcaaagagagaagaattgACACTCCTGCCGTGGCAAGCAATTGAATCAAGAGGATAGAGTAGACTTTGCGGACAAAGAGCATTCGGATTTCAGTATCGCAGTCAGAGACGGAGACACCGAGCTTATAACTATCCGAATCATTATCCTCGTTGGTTCGCCAACCTTCCTCGGCTGCGCGTTGGGCATTGGTAGACGCTTGAGCTGCGAGAAGCGGTTGGGTAGCAGCCGTGTCGGCGAGAGTTGTGCCGTAGGCCTTTGAGGGGGTTGGTCGTAGGTCTGGCTCGTCGGTGTATCGTGGAGGCGAAGACATTGTGGTTTCGTGCGAGTCgtaaggaagatgaaatgggAAAGACAAAAGAGATCCAAGTTATTTCGCTGGTGGTGGCGAGATTGAAAGGCGGATTGATGACGAGCGGGGGGTTCCCCCTTCCAGAAAACACTATTTACGTAATTTGACATTTCGACAACATTTCATGGCCGGCGCGTTGTTCGTTGTTGCTCGACTTTCGTTAGCGAGTGCATTGTCTGTTGCAGGAACTGTTGGAACTGTTCTTTATCCAGATACTGTATCTCATCAACTAGCGTGCACTGCTTGAATGTTTCTGTGTGAGTATTTTTTCCGTCGATTTTTTGAGTGAAGGCGTACCATACAGTTTGATCTGCTTGCTGATCCTGTAAAACATAATCAATAGGACATGTCCTCTTGGCTTACCGGTCGGCAGaaaggcgaggaagaagtaatTTACGTTGAAGTCGACCATAACAATGGCAAGCAGGCCATattgatggaagaagactATTTAGAATTTGACGACTCGGCAGAGTCAGCTATTGAGGATCTCGTCGACCCCTCGGATGGCTCGAACtccgaggaagaggatgccCCAGAATCAAAGACCACCATTCCTTCCGCCTATGAAGATATCATCAGTCCTCAACAAAGATTTACAACTAGGGAGGGATGTCAGTCTCTGGTCCGATTACCAAGGTCGATAGCAGTTGCTGGACAGACTTTCGGTTCGGCCAGTACCTCTCGCTCAATGGTTACGCGCTCTCGCAGTCACGCTATCGACCACTTACAAGCCCTCGACGATATTACCACTCTCGCGCCTCTTGCATCCTTACAGTCTCGCATTCTCGTAGAGTTTTCCCGCGTTAGCCCTTTGACGTACATGCGTTTATCCAAAGCACATTTCAAGGAGATTATTCCGACAGTCTATCACACATTCCACGTCACAGCTGACTTTGAGAAATGCTTATTTGGCGCCCATCCCATGACAGAAACAAAATGCCTTGGCTTTTTGCATGTTAagcacctcttccttgggaCTGACACAGGCCTTtgccttcatcctttccctgAGCCTTTTTGGAACGCCAAGGATTTCTTGTTAGCTATAATAAATCTAGGCAAGCCCGAGAGGTATCGATACATCTTCCCTAACTTGAAAGGGCTTCATGTTGTTCAAGAATTACTTGTCGAATCAaggaatgaggatgaaatgGGTCTGCATCCTCTTTTCTGGCAAGCTCTAACGGAATACCTCACTCCTCCGTCTTGCCCTATCAATCTTCACCTCGTTCGGGACTACAATACTCACGAAATACCACACAACATCCCAGATACAGCCCTTCATCACCACGCAACCCGAAATATCGCTTTCCATATGTACAATGAATGAACGGCAGAGCTAAACGATGGAAGTACTATTGGACAACTTTCCCACACCAAATTATCACGTTCAAGGTTGCCGGTCCGAGATTGCCCCTGCTTGATCAACTGGTCTTGTCGGAACTTGTGCCTATACTTCTCCGACCGGATGTTCCTCAAgactggaggaagaagcatcCGCATAGTGAACTTCAAATTCCTCTGAAAAAGGCAACGGTGGTCTTGAATAATCTCGTCGCCAAGGCCTACAAGCGCTTGGCTCAAATAGAGCAGGCAGAGCGAAAACGAAACAAAGCACTAACTGTGCGCATCGATCGCCAGCGATACGTCATCAAGGTTTTGTTCCACAAAACTCAACTGAAAGGGGTTGAAATAAGAAATCATAGGCTACGGGAAGGAGTGACGACTTATGGATTCCATAGAAATTTGCCTCGGAATATGGCAGCGCATcgaaaaaggcaagaaCCGACTATGGaacaaaggcaaggaaTGGAGACGAAAAAGGCTAAGACGAGATGAGGCTTTCCCATTCAATGTCTTACAATAAAAGGCTGATGACAAGAAGCCCTGATTGAGCAAAGGGACACCGACATTCCAAAAACGATATTCCCCCCTTGGGACATGTCATGCTTCGGCTGCCTTGAGGAGTTCTTAGACCGAGTAACGTCTGCTGAATGTTGTCCTCAACATCTGAAATGTTTATCATTTCACCATCCTTCTGCTTTAAAGCCCACATTCGTCTCAATCACTGGGTCTCGAGATCTGGATGTGTTAACAACG
Coding sequences:
- a CDS encoding vacuolar protein; amino-acid sequence: MSSPPRYTDEPDLRPTPSKAYGTTLADTAATQPLLAAQASTNAQRAAEEGWRTNEDNDSDSYKLGVSVSDCDTEIRMLFVRKVYSILLIQLLATAGVSILLSLPSAKDFTHTNPWIMWIPMIGSFVSLFFVYWKRHHHPANLILLGLFTLFEATMIGLAVSYYESRIVIQALFITLGVFIGLTLFTFQTKYDFSSFAPILFIGIWGLITTYLIQIFLPFNATVDLVIAGFSTLLFSGFVLYDTQQIMKRLSVDEAIAGALTLYLDFLNLFLSILRVLNSSNDR